A genomic region of Phosphitispora fastidiosa contains the following coding sequences:
- a CDS encoding acyl-CoA dehydrogenase family protein — translation EKTDPALFRMMGEAGLLGVTLPEEYGTAGASYVAYGLVAREVERVDSGYRSMMSVQSSLVMYPIYAYGSEEQRKKYLPKLAS, via the coding sequence GAAAAGACCGATCCGGCGCTTTTCCGCATGATGGGCGAGGCCGGGCTTCTCGGCGTCACCCTGCCGGAAGAATACGGCACCGCCGGTGCGTCCTATGTCGCCTATGGTCTGGTTGCACGTGAAGTCGAGCGTGTCGACAGCGGCTATCGCTCGATGATGAGCGTGCAGTCCTCGCTGGTCATGTATCCCATCTATGCCTATGGCTCGGAAGAACAGCGCAAGAAATATCTGCCGAAGCTGGCTTCGG